Genomic DNA from Acidimicrobiales bacterium:
AGGTCAACGCACTCAAGGACAAGATGACCCAGGCGGTCCTCAACCGGGTGCTGGCCAAGCAGCAGCTCGAAACCCGCCGCAAGGCCGCCAACCTCGGCAACAACGGCATGCCCGACAAGCTGGCCGACTGCCGCAACCACGGCCCCGACTCCGAACTGCTGATCGTGGAGGGCAACTCGGCGGCCGGACCGGCCAAAGCCGGGCGCGACGCCGAGATCATGGCGGTGCTCCCCTTGCGGGGCAAGGTCGTCAACGCCGGCAAAGCATCACTCAAGCAGGTGCTCGACAACGCCGAGGCGCAAGCCCTCATCACCGCCATCGGCGCCGGCAGTGGGCGCGACTTCGATCTCGCCTCGGCCCGGTACGGCCGCATCATCATCCTGTGCGACGCCGACGTCGACGGCAGCCATATCCGCTGTCTGCTGCTCACGCTGATCTACCACCACATGCGCCCGCTCCTCGAGCACGGCATGGTCTACGCGGCGCAGCCACCGCTCTTCGGTGTGAAGTGGCGGGGCGAGCAGATCTACGCCTTCGACGAGGCCGAGCGCGATCGCATCGGCGCCGAGAAGAACATCGATCCTGGCCGCTGGCAGCGATTCAAGGGTCTCGGCGAGATGAACGTCGACGAGCTGGCGGAGACCACGCTCAACCCCGACACTCGAGTCCTCAAACGCATGGGCATGGCGCACGGTGAAGAGGCCGTTCGCGCCGCCGAGCTGTTCGACGTGCTGATGGGGTCCGATGTGTCGACCCGAAAGGACTACATCATCGGCAACTCCGACCTGATCGACAAGGACCTGCTCGACGTCTGAAGTCTGACGTCTGATGTCTGCGTGGCCGCCAAACGAGGCACGCACCGGGTCGTCGTGGCACACTGAGGCGATGGGCTGGCTCGACAAGATCATGTTCTGGCGGAAGCCGAACCACGAATCGATCATCGAACACGTCGAGGGTTACGAGGTCGACGGTTGCTTCACCCTCCCGGGCGCCCGGCTGCCCGATATCGAGCCGGTCGGCGGCACCAACGAGGAGCGCGACGACAACTGCTGACCTGCGCCGATTGGCGCCGGCTCAGTGGTCGTGGTGCTCGTGCAGTTCGGTGGGTCGGATCCCGAGCTGCTTGGCTCGCTGCAGGCTGAAGACGATGGCGGCGACCAGCATCGTGGCGATGATCGCCAACGACACGTACGTGTTGAGGTGATACCAGTGCGAGATCGTCATCTTGATGCCGACGAAGATCAGGATCGCCCCGAGACCATGGGACAGGTAGTGGAACTGCTCCCGAGCGTTGGCCAAAAGGAAGTACATGGCTCGCAGGCCGAGGATCGCGAACGCATTCGAGGCGAACACGATGTATGGCTCGTGTGACACAGCGAGGATCGCAGGCACCGAGTCGACGGCGAAGATGACGTCGGTCAGCTCGATCACGACCAGCGCCGCGAGCAGCGGCGTGGCGGCCCGCTTGCCGTTGAGCGTGGTGAAGAACTTCTGGCCGTCGAGTTCGTGGCTGACGGGCATGAGCTTCTCGAGGGTGGCCATTCCTCGCACGCTCGCGTCCTCCCCCTCGTCTTCCCGGTGGCGCAGAATCTTGAAACCGGTGAAGATCAAGAACACGCCGAAGATCAGCAGCACCCACCAGAAGGCCGAGATGAGCGCACTGCCGGCGGCGATGAAGATGCCCCGCAGGGTCAGTGCGCCGAAGATGCCCCAGAACAGGACCCGATGTTGATACTTGATCGGGATCGACATGGTGGTGAACAGCAGCGACCAGACGAAGACGTTGTCGACGCTGAGCGACTTCTCGATCAAGTAACCGCTGATGTACTCACCGAACACCTGGCCGCCGTGCACGAGGAAGAGGAAGACGCCGAACGCCACCCCGGTCATCACCCAGACCAACGACTCGATCAGCGCTTCGCGCTGTGTCGGCGCATGGGCCTCACGGTGGCGGTACAGGTCGATGCCGAGCATCACGGCGACGACGACGGCCAGGGCGATCCAGTCGCTGGCCGGCACGTCGATCGACGCGAAGTTGGAGCGGGACGACTCGGCGGCGAGGAGCATCGCGTGATTGTGGCAGCAGATTTGCGCAATCAGCGATCGGGGCGCTCGTTGTTTTCGGCGGCCGCGACGAGCGAGGGCGGCAGCGGGCGCGCATGCACGATGCCCAGGTGCTGCACCGGACGGGTCATCGCCACATAGAGCCGCAACAGACCGGCGTCGAGTTCGGCGATCGCCGCCGGCTCGACGACGACGACGGCATCGAACTCGAGCCCCTTCACCGCATCCGGATCGATCAGCGCCACCGCTGCGGCGCCCGGCAACGAGCCGCG
This window encodes:
- a CDS encoding TerC family protein encodes the protein MLLAAESSRSNFASIDVPASDWIALAVVVAVMLGIDLYRHREAHAPTQREALIESLVWVMTGVAFGVFLFLVHGGQVFGEYISGYLIEKSLSVDNVFVWSLLFTTMSIPIKYQHRVLFWGIFGALTLRGIFIAAGSALISAFWWVLLIFGVFLIFTGFKILRHREDEGEDASVRGMATLEKLMPVSHELDGQKFFTTLNGKRAATPLLAALVVIELTDVIFAVDSVPAILAVSHEPYIVFASNAFAILGLRAMYFLLANAREQFHYLSHGLGAILIFVGIKMTISHWYHLNTYVSLAIIATMLVAAIVFSLQRAKQLGIRPTELHEHHDH